The sequence below is a genomic window from Trichosurus vulpecula isolate mTriVul1 chromosome 5, mTriVul1.pri, whole genome shotgun sequence.
agagaggcagagacagatggGCAGAGACAGGAAAGGTAACATTAAGTTGGTTAGAGGTCTTGGAAATGAAGGTTTTGGAGCAAACTGCCAGGACCTTGGATAGCGCCCTAGAGGGAGGcgttggcgggggtgggggggggcagcatAGGTGCAAGCAGAGGAGGTGAATGTCATAGCTTCTCCCTTACCTCCCCTGCTAACCACACCCAGCATGCCCCTGGCCAGCCACCTTTTCTCTCTACCGACGAGTTTGGCAGAACTCTCCAGAACTGGCGGGGGGCAGCATTAGCCACCGGGCTCAAATGCCCAGGGAGCCCCAACTTCTAAGCCCTGCCCCCTCAATGCTCTGGTGATCTACCAGAGcgccaccctcccccccccccccccagtgtaTTCCCATATTACCGCTCCAGGTCTCAAGACACACACAACCACGCACTCCCTTACCTCCACCCACCAAATGAACAGGGGTGGGTGACTGAGCTGAAGTGACCCTTGTTCTTGTCCTTGTCAAGAACTTTTAGCCCCTGGGCCTCTTGAAGAGTCCAGTCCCTTTTCTGTAGCTGGGAACGCCCTGGAGGGCAACTTCCACCTGGTCCAGCAGATGGAGCTCTGGGGCTTTGTTCTGCACAGACTCCTAATACTGAGCAGCTCTGACCTAAAGTCTGGAGTGGGAACCCACACTGCACTTGGTCCAGTAGCCTCAGGACTTCCCCACTGGGCCCAACTCATTTTAATATGCGGCAGGGAGGACTGGTTGGAGTAGAGCGTCCCCAATCAGCGCTAATTAGGCAGATTGAGTCGTCTGAGTACAGCATCCCCTCCCCAAGTTTCCCCCACTAATCCACAGCTAATGACTCCTTAGCACCCGAGCACTGTCCGGGAGTTAGCAACCTGCGCCCCTAGtgctggagggggtggggaggagctgTTAGCCCTGGGGCCAGAGAAATAGAAAGACCCGGGGTCAGAGAcaagaataaaaggggaaagaaattgaaacacacaacaaagacagacaaaaattattgaagagaagaaaggggcagGAAGAGACAAAGTCAAAGTGGCAgatagctggagaagaaaagggacagagaagagagactggaAGAGGACAGACAGAGAACAGACAGGAAGACAAACAGAGGCTCAAAGAAGCTTAGAAACAgaccaagagaagagaaaaagggccccagtcaaggaaaaacaaagataaattggggaagggggatgTTAAGGCTAGAGAGATGGGCAAAGAAAATCAGAAATtagggaggaggtggagaaagaCAGAGCCCAGAGCTTCCTGTGAGACAAGTGGATAACAGAAAAATGAAGGGGgatgaggaggaaagagataaagaatCTGAGGGGAAGTGGTTGCAGAGATGTAAGGGACCTTCTTTGAGCTCTTCTGAGATTGACCAGTTCAGGGACCCAGAGTGACCAGGAAGAAAGACTGGGGGGGGAGGGTGCAAAGAGCAGAGGAAAGTAAAAATCAGAGCTAAAGAGAAAAAATTGGTTAAGAACTCCCCAAACTCAACGACTGAGAAATAGGAAGCAGGAAAGGAGGCTTGGGGAGATTGGATCCGTCTGCCTTCGAATTAGAGCAAATGGTGATCTTCCTCCCTCAGATGCTTAACACAGTCCCTTCACctgctgttgttttctttttctaagtccCTTTTCCATGATAGGAGAGGAGGGGTGAGGTCCACATTCTGGGGtcaccctctttccttccccaacaTCAACACCTCTTCCATTCCCCCAGCTGTGGGACATACCAGAACCAGATGTGCAGTCCAGCTGTGGCAGAGGCAAGAATAGGatgtttgggttttcttttttcttatcagACATAgcggttggggggagggagagggagggaaaggaggacgTGGGAGTGAAGGAGAGCAGAGACTGGGGGGACTGAGCAGTGGCATCTGATCTGAGAGGCCCTCGGATGAAGATATGAAGATTGAAGCTTAATACTATCCCTTATCCTGACTACATAAGGAGGCCAGGATCTGAGGAGAGACAGAGGccaaggtagaaagagaaattcatactcttactctctctctctctctctctctctctctctctctctcatctctttgttctctgtgtctctgacATTTTATCTCATTATCCTCGGAGAGGCTGAGAGAACCGGACCCCTCAGCCTAATTACCTAGTAGCCTAGCTGCTGTCATTGACAAGAAGtggggggaaggagtgggggagaggaaggaagttgTCAGAGTTGCAGGTGGTGTGGGCTGAGGAGAAGCAGACACTAGAGGGCTGATGGGGGTCTGGAGGGTAGAAATCCCAAAGGAAAAGGGATTATTGGAGAATGCATTGTCAACCATTGGGGGTATGATCCCTGGCTCCATAGTATCAAGGGCCAGGCAGGGGGACCACTTTGCAATGGAAGAACCCAGCAGTGTGTCTCTGAAGTAGGAGAATGTCCCCTAACAATCAACCCACCCAGACTGAGGTTTCCTACTTGTACAAAGACAATGTACACCTTTTCCTAGCCTGACCTGGCTTGCAATGTCTGCTTCCAAGTCTCagggcagtggggggaggggccatTTCTAACAAACACATGATCCAAAATGTAGAGGCTGCAGTGAAGAgagtctctccctcccactcccctcagAAACTCCCACTCCCCTTCTCCCACCAGCACTGCTCACCCACAGGTGGCCTGCAGATAAAGCTATTGTTTTTAGgtgtctctgactctttgtggggTCTCAGTCTTAGTTCTTGTCTGTTTTCCTCTACGCTTGTGTCTACACTCCAATAGCTAGTGTGAATTCTTCTGtcactctgttctctcttccccaccctgtCATCCTGTTCTCCCTGTtttctatttgctttcttttccctctctttcccttctctattaGAGTgacttcccccctcctctctttttcccattcccttctccttcttatcTTCACAAGAAGGAAGAGAGTGGATAGTATACTTCTCCTGATGGATCCATTGGTTCCCTAGTCTTCATTCCAACACCCCTGATGTTAGGGAGGAGGCTGTTTCTTACCAAGAAATGATCCCTAAACTGAATGTGAACCTGTAATTCCAACTGGGTTTTGAATCTGTGTGAGAATCCAGATCCCTGACTCCAAAGTAGAATTTGAGTGTGGTTCTCCTGAATTAGACTTCTCTCACCTGTAAAGGGTCCTGGTCCCAAAGGTGTGTGGGTTTTCTATACTTCTGGGGACtcggtccaaaaaaaaaaagcttccccaTCTGCACTGTCAAACCTTTCAAACTGGCCCCATCCCCTGCAGACTAGGTTcttaggagaggggagaggattggGAGGGGAAGATTTTGCCTTTCTGTCTCCCTATCACGTCTCTGGTGGCAATGTTGCTGAGCAATTAGTTTAacaagtggtgtgtgtgtggggggggggggtgtgtctCCCATCCCTGTGTCCCTGGCTTTGATCCCAAGTCTGATCCAATGGGAGCTAAGAAGGGGAGTGCTGGGTTGGCGGTGTGGGGAGAGGCGTGGTCTCTGAATTTCATAGAACCATCACAGGGCCCCAGCCTTTAACTCTAAGCCCTTCAAAGCCACAGACACCtctatatctccctttccccAGACTCGAAGGTCTCTGGGCCCTGTTGCAGATGTACCTGGGCCCTGTCACAGGACCTATACCCCCTGCCAATTATTCTTGGGAGGGGCCTCCAATTATGAGCAATTCTGGGCCAACTCTGGGTTTCTGCTGGTCTTCTGGACCATCTCTCCCgaagagattcttaacctggggtccatggatccCCAAGGAGTCCTTAGATAGATTTCATGGAGTCCTGTACTTGGATGGGAAAACCATTAcgtctttattttcaccaaccttTAACTGATTTTGTTTCCTTCAattagggattaaaaaaaaaaccaacaacacagccttattctgagaagggatggaTGGGTCTCAACcgattgtcaaaggggtccatgacacaaaaaaggttaagaacccctgatctagttgAATGGGGTCCAAAGCTGGAGCTGACTGAGAGACAGAAATTCCTGTATCCTATCCTCAACTCATCTACTCTGCTGCAATTCGACCTCCTTCTTTCGGTTTTTCTGGCTCAAAAATAGGGATTTCCTGCTCCAAGCCCCAGTTCTCAAAAATACTTTGGCGCTCTCTGCGTGCGTGTGGAAGGAGGGGGTTCACGAAGGTTATTACCATATTGCTCAGAATGTGAACGTCCTGGGCTCAGGCTGAACTGGGCAGGGGTGTATTCCTGTACTGGGAAGCGTGGGAGGTGGCATCCCATTCCAGGCGCCAGCCCCTTAAACCCCTTTCCAAGTCTTTTCCCAGTTCCGCcgctggaggagagaggaggagaagtggAAGAGGTGGAGGCAAACTCGGGGCTGGGCTGAGTTGACCCCTCCCAGAGCCCTGGgcaaatggggtgggggagaggtggtaacccaggaggagaaaaagagcggaactggaagaggaggaggagaagacgGGAGAATACAGAGGCAACATGTTGGGAACCCAATTTTGGGACCGTTTTATCCGGCAGATCAAGAGAAACCCCGGAGTGAGTCCCATTCCCTCTGTGGGCCCCCATAtctgcctctctcctccttccccatccctggtcctCTATCCCGATGTTCTCTAAGTTCTTACCCTGCTATCCTCATCGTCTTTTATAACCGTCCCTCTTCCTAGTTCCTtccatcccctctctcttcccctctttcccccctccctcgcTATAGCTTAACTGGGTTTGTAGGAAATGGGCCTATGCTGACAAGGGAAGAGAGCACTCTGGTTGGGGTGGGAGGACCCCGGAGGCTTAGGACAAATGCGGAACCAAGAGATCTAGAGAAGGAATCTGAAAATGGACCCTCCAGGTCCCTCGGTCCCCTTATGAATGAGAAAGCTGGGGAGGCCGGGACTGGCCCTTCTTTGAAATGAACCCTtcagaggttgggggtggggggcggtatGGCGAGAAGTTGAGGGGACCTCGGAGACTGGAATAAAGGGCCCGGGATCCTCCAGGGTGAGAGGAAAGAGTCCACCTCTGACCATGTCCACCATTAACGTCCTCATCCTTCTCCGACTCCCTCACGCCAGCTTATCCCGCTAATCAGCTTCATTGGCCTGGGGATGGGCAGCGCTGCGCTTTACCTGCTTAGACTCGCCTTGCGCAGCCCCGACGTCAGGTAAGGGCCTAAGGGAACTAACAGGGGCGCCGCCCAGGAGGCTTAGGTTTAGACTGGGAAATGCGGgccaaagagggagaaagaacttGCTGGGGATGATGGAGGTATTGAGGAGCGCCACCCGGGAAGCAGAAGCTACAGGGTTCCCTGGACTAGATTTGCCTTCGGATATCCCAAGCTACCCCCCATCCTCAGACTGTAGAACTCGAACCTGGCTCTCTCCCTGCGCCCTTCCCCCGCTCACTTCATCCGACAGAAGCCTTGGGCCCAGCTCAGGTGGTCCTGGTGACCGCGCTGAGCTCCCTGCCCGGTTGCCATGGCGACGCCACTCTGCCCGCGGCCCGGCGTTAGGGCTGGCGGCTGAATTGCCGCCGCGGGGGATGGGACCCTTCCTCACTCCGAGAAGTGAGCTAGGGGCAGATCCAGGTCCGCTTGCTGGACTCGCAGTCTTCTGTTTCCTACCCCGGCACCCCAAGCCCTAGACATCCCCCACCCCAGACAGCCTTCAAGGCTGCCCTTTAAATTGTCGTTATCCTTCCCCTAAATTCTCAACCACATCTCCCCAGTACTCATAACATCCTCCTTCTCCGCCACCCCACCCCAAATTTGGCCACAGCTACtatcccccccccacctctttcCAGAAGTTACCCCCCCCCCGCTCTGTTTTGCGAAACTCGGAAAGTGCAGGGCTTGGAGAGGTATCCCTGAGCtagaaggaggagggggtggcCGGGGGGCTGAGCTGTCAGCTGCCTGCAGCCCCACGCTGACAGCGGTGACAGGCTGCCTGTCGCCCGCCCCGTCAGCTTCTTCTAACAttgtgcccctccccccaacctcccaCCCCCGTAGATCAGTCTCTGTCAGGGAAAACAGCCCCTCCCTTACTCGATCCCCTGGGAGGGGGGGaccctgaggcaaagagagggggagggagtcaGGGCTTCCGAAGAAGGGACCCTTTATTTACCTAGACCCTTCTTCCCCGCCCTGCCCTCCTCAGCTGGGACAGAAAAAATAACCCAGAACCTTGGAATCGCCTGAGCCCCAATGACCAGTACAAGGTAACACCCATGTCTCCCCCTCCTTCGCCTGAGTCCCCCGCCCCTCACCCACGATCTCCGCCAGCCTCTCTAAAGTACCCCGTCGCTTCATATTCTCCAGGCTTGGAGTTTCAGCGTTTACAACTCGCATCCCCCATACTCTCCGggcccttcctccccctccccttggaGCTGGGGTCCCAGGGCCCCCTTCCCATAAAGTTGAGGGTAAGGCCTGGGGGATAGGTTGGGGACGTGGCCTAGGGTGAACATCCATCCTTTCTGCCCCTCCTGCTTCCTGCAGTTCCTCGCAGTTTCCATGGACTACAAGAAACTGAAGAAAGACCGGCCGGACTTCTGAAGTGGGGGGCCTCTAGGAGGGGGCGTGTGTGAGGGAGGGTGTTCTTGCAGTGGGGCTGAGGTCC
It includes:
- the NDUFA4L2 gene encoding NADH dehydrogenase [ubiquinone] 1 alpha subcomplex subunit 4-like 2; the encoded protein is MLGTQFWDRFIRQIKRNPGLIPLISFIGLGMGSAALYLLRLALRSPDVSWDRKNNPEPWNRLSPNDQYKFLAVSMDYKKLKKDRPDF